From one Paenibacillus terrae HPL-003 genomic stretch:
- the gap gene encoding type I glyceraldehyde-3-phosphate dehydrogenase, with product MTVKVGINGFGRIGRLAFRRIQNVEGIEVVAINDLTDSKMLAHLLKYDTTQGTFQGEVEVHDGFFKVNGKEVKVLANRNPEELPWGDLGVDIVLECTGFFTTKEAAEKHLKGGAKKVVISAPATGDMKTVVYNVNHEILDGTETVISGASCTTNCLAPMAKTLQDKFGIVEGLMTTIHAYTGDQNTLDAPHAKGDFRRARAAAENIIPNTTGAAKAIGLVIPELKGKLDGAAQRVPVATGSLTELVTVLEKNVTVEEINAAMKEASDPETYGYTEDEIVSSDIKGITFGSLFDATQTKVLTVGDKQLVKTVAWYDNEMSYTAQLIRTLEYFAKLAK from the coding sequence ATGACAGTTAAAGTTGGTATTAACGGTTTCGGACGTATTGGACGCCTTGCTTTCCGCCGGATTCAAAACGTGGAAGGTATTGAAGTAGTAGCAATCAATGACTTGACAGATTCCAAAATGCTGGCACATCTGTTGAAATATGATACAACACAAGGTACTTTCCAAGGAGAAGTAGAAGTACACGATGGCTTCTTCAAAGTTAACGGTAAAGAAGTTAAAGTTTTGGCTAACCGCAACCCTGAAGAACTGCCTTGGGGAGACCTGGGCGTAGATATCGTTCTGGAATGCACAGGTTTCTTCACAACTAAAGAAGCTGCTGAGAAACATTTGAAAGGCGGCGCTAAAAAAGTTGTTATCTCCGCTCCAGCTACTGGCGACATGAAAACTGTCGTTTACAACGTAAACCATGAAATTCTGGACGGTACTGAAACTGTAATCTCCGGTGCTTCTTGCACAACGAACTGCCTGGCTCCTATGGCTAAAACACTGCAAGACAAATTTGGTATCGTTGAAGGCCTGATGACTACAATTCATGCTTACACTGGCGACCAAAACACTTTGGATGCTCCGCATGCTAAAGGCGACTTCCGTCGTGCTCGCGCTGCAGCTGAAAACATCATTCCTAACACAACTGGTGCTGCTAAAGCCATCGGTCTGGTAATTCCTGAACTGAAAGGTAAACTGGATGGCGCGGCTCAACGTGTACCAGTAGCAACTGGTTCCCTGACTGAGCTGGTAACTGTTCTGGAGAAAAACGTAACTGTTGAAGAAATCAACGCTGCGATGAAAGAAGCTTCCGATCCTGAAACTTACGGCTACACTGAAGACGAGATCGTTTCTTCCGACATCAAAGGTATCACTTTCGGTTCTTTGTTTGATGCAACTCAAACTAAAGTTCTGACTGTTGGCGACAAACAACTGGTGAAAACTGTAGCTTGGTATGACAATGAAATGTCCTACACTGCACAATTGATCCGTACGTTGGAATACTTCGCTAAATTGGCTAAATAA
- a CDS encoding phosphoglycerate kinase produces the protein MNKKSVRDIELNGKRVFVRVDFNVPVEDGKITDDKRIRETLPTINYLIEKGAKVILASHFGRPKGQVVESMRLTPVGVRLSELLKKPVVKVDEAVGEAVKAKVAELQNGDVLLLENVRFYPGEEKNDPELAKQFAELADIFVNDAFGAAHRAHASTEGIAHLLPAVSGLLMEKELSVIGKALSNPDRPFTAIIGGSKVKDKIDVIDNLLNIADNVIIGGGLAYTFFKAQGHEVGQSLLDESKLDVALGFIEKAKKLGKNFYLPVDIVISDDFSATANTNIVDIDGIPADWEGVDIGPKTRKIYADVIKNSKLVVWNGPMGVFEIEPFAGGTREVAEACATTEAYTIIGGGDSAAAAEKFHLADKMDHISTGGGASLEFMEGKALPGVVALNDK, from the coding sequence ATGAACAAAAAGAGCGTACGTGATATAGAACTGAATGGAAAACGGGTGTTTGTTCGTGTGGATTTTAACGTTCCGGTTGAGGACGGTAAAATTACGGATGACAAGCGTATTCGTGAAACCTTGCCAACAATTAACTACCTGATTGAAAAAGGTGCAAAAGTTATTTTGGCGAGTCATTTTGGACGTCCAAAAGGCCAGGTCGTTGAATCCATGCGTCTGACTCCTGTTGGCGTGCGTTTGTCTGAATTGCTCAAAAAGCCTGTTGTTAAAGTGGACGAAGCAGTTGGTGAGGCTGTTAAAGCAAAAGTGGCTGAACTGCAAAACGGCGACGTGTTGTTGCTTGAAAATGTACGCTTCTATCCAGGAGAAGAGAAAAATGATCCTGAACTGGCAAAGCAATTTGCTGAGCTGGCTGACATTTTCGTAAATGACGCTTTTGGTGCAGCACACCGTGCTCATGCTTCCACAGAAGGTATCGCGCATCTTCTTCCGGCTGTTTCCGGCTTGCTGATGGAGAAAGAATTGTCCGTCATTGGTAAAGCTCTTTCAAACCCAGATCGTCCTTTTACAGCCATTATCGGCGGTTCCAAAGTAAAAGACAAAATCGACGTGATTGACAACCTGCTGAACATTGCAGATAACGTAATTATTGGCGGCGGTTTGGCTTATACATTTTTTAAAGCTCAAGGTCATGAAGTGGGTCAATCCCTGCTGGATGAATCCAAACTGGACGTAGCTCTTGGATTTATCGAAAAAGCGAAGAAGCTCGGCAAGAATTTCTATCTTCCAGTAGATATCGTTATTTCTGACGATTTCAGCGCTACAGCGAACACTAACATTGTGGACATCGACGGTATTCCTGCAGATTGGGAAGGCGTGGATATCGGACCGAAAACTCGTAAAATCTATGCAGATGTTATCAAAAACTCCAAATTGGTTGTTTGGAATGGACCAATGGGTGTATTTGAAATCGAACCTTTCGCTGGCGGTACTCGTGAAGTAGCGGAAGCTTGCGCAACAACAGAAGCTTATACCATCATTGGTGGCGGCGATTCTGCAGCAGCGGCTGAGAAATTCCATCTGGCTGACAAAATGGATCATATCTCTACTGGCGGCGGTGCATCCCTTGAATTTATGGAAGGCAAAGCACTTCCGGGTGTTGTTGCACTCAACGATAAGTAA
- the tpiA gene encoding triose-phosphate isomerase, with product MRTPIIAGNWKMFKTVPEAKTFIEEIKGKAEVAGVESVICAPFTNLPALVEAVKGTSIKIGAQNLHFAEDGAFTGEISGGMLKDLGVDYVVIGHSERREYFNETDETVNKKVHAAFRHGLTPIVCVGEKLEDREADQTKEVVKVQTVAAFAGLAKDQAAQVVVAYEPIWAIGTGKSSTSQDANEVISYIRSLLKELYDENTANAVRIQYGGSVKPENVAEYMGQSDIDGALVGGASLQPASYIALVEGAK from the coding sequence TTGAGAACACCGATTATCGCGGGTAACTGGAAGATGTTTAAAACCGTACCAGAAGCTAAAACTTTCATCGAAGAGATCAAAGGCAAAGCAGAGGTTGCAGGAGTGGAAAGCGTAATCTGCGCTCCATTTACGAATCTTCCTGCTCTGGTTGAAGCAGTAAAAGGCACATCTATCAAAATCGGCGCACAAAACCTGCACTTTGCAGAAGACGGCGCATTTACAGGTGAAATCAGCGGCGGGATGCTGAAAGATCTGGGCGTAGACTATGTTGTGATCGGACACTCCGAGCGTCGTGAATATTTTAACGAAACAGACGAAACGGTGAACAAAAAGGTTCATGCGGCATTCCGCCACGGCCTGACTCCGATCGTATGTGTAGGCGAAAAGCTGGAGGACCGTGAAGCCGATCAAACCAAAGAGGTTGTAAAAGTACAAACTGTAGCAGCTTTTGCTGGTTTGGCTAAAGATCAGGCTGCACAAGTGGTTGTTGCTTATGAGCCAATCTGGGCAATCGGAACAGGTAAATCATCCACTTCGCAGGATGCGAATGAAGTGATTTCCTACATCCGCAGTCTTCTGAAAGAACTGTACGATGAAAATACAGCAAATGCTGTACGGATTCAGTATGGTGGCAGCGTCAAACCTGAAAATGTGGCCGAGTACATGGGCCAAAGCGACATCGACGGCGCACTCGTAGGCGGCGCTAGTCTTCAACCAGCGTCTTACATCGCGCTTGTTGAGGGGGCGAAGTAA
- the gpmI gene encoding 2,3-bisphosphoglycerate-independent phosphoglycerate mutase — protein sequence MTVPKPVALIIMDGFGLRETVEGNAVAQANKPNYDRYLKQYPHATLTASGEAVGLPEGQMGNSEVGHLNIGAGRIVYQDLTRISKSIREGEFFDNETLVKAVQHAKKNNTKLHLYGLLSDGGVHSHISHLFAMLDLAKKEGLTEVYIHAFMDGRDVMPDSGVGFMQQLIAKIQEVGIGQIATVQGRYYAMDRDKRWERVEKSYRAIVYGEGPQYTDPMEALKESYEKSVFDEFVEPTVIVKADGSPVGLVESNDSVIFLNFRPDRAIQLSQVFTNADFRGFDRGPKLPKDLHFVCLTLFSETVEGFVAYEPKNLDNTFGEVLVQNNKKQLRIAETEKYPHVTFFFSGGRDVELPGETRILINSPKVATYDLQPEMSAYEVADAAVKEIEADKHDAIILNFANPDMVGHSGMLEPTIKAVETTDEVVGRVVDAVKAKGGVVIIIADHGNADMEIDEQGRPFTAHTTNPVPFILTDENIVLREHGILADVAPTLLDLMQLPQPAEMTGKSMIASRK from the coding sequence ATGACAGTACCAAAACCGGTAGCCTTAATTATTATGGACGGATTCGGACTGCGCGAAACTGTGGAAGGCAACGCAGTTGCACAGGCTAACAAACCGAATTACGACCGGTATTTAAAACAGTATCCGCATGCAACGCTGACAGCTTCTGGTGAAGCGGTGGGTCTGCCGGAAGGTCAAATGGGTAACTCCGAAGTAGGTCATTTGAACATCGGCGCAGGCCGAATTGTATATCAAGACTTGACTCGTATTTCGAAGTCCATTCGCGAAGGTGAATTCTTCGATAACGAAACATTGGTTAAAGCAGTTCAGCACGCCAAAAAGAACAACACCAAACTTCACCTGTACGGACTTCTGTCCGACGGCGGCGTGCATAGCCATATCAGCCATCTGTTCGCTATGCTGGACCTGGCGAAAAAAGAAGGATTAACAGAAGTATACATTCATGCTTTCATGGATGGACGCGACGTTATGCCTGACAGCGGCGTGGGCTTCATGCAGCAGCTGATCGCTAAAATTCAGGAAGTGGGCATTGGCCAAATTGCGACCGTACAAGGACGCTATTATGCTATGGACCGCGACAAACGTTGGGAACGTGTAGAGAAATCTTACCGTGCAATCGTGTACGGCGAAGGTCCTCAATATACAGATCCAATGGAAGCATTGAAAGAATCGTATGAAAAATCAGTATTCGATGAATTTGTGGAGCCAACTGTTATTGTGAAGGCCGACGGAAGCCCTGTGGGACTGGTCGAAAGCAATGATTCTGTTATCTTCCTGAATTTCCGTCCTGACCGTGCGATTCAATTGTCTCAGGTATTCACGAATGCGGATTTCCGTGGCTTTGATCGTGGACCCAAATTGCCTAAAGATCTGCACTTTGTTTGCCTGACGTTGTTCAGTGAAACGGTTGAAGGCTTCGTAGCCTACGAACCGAAAAACCTGGATAACACTTTCGGCGAAGTTTTGGTGCAGAACAACAAAAAGCAATTGCGTATTGCCGAGACCGAAAAATATCCGCACGTTACTTTCTTTTTCAGTGGCGGACGCGATGTGGAGCTGCCTGGCGAAACTCGTATTTTGATCAATTCGCCTAAAGTGGCTACATATGACTTGCAGCCGGAAATGAGTGCGTACGAGGTTGCGGATGCAGCTGTTAAGGAAATCGAAGCAGACAAGCATGATGCGATCATCCTGAATTTTGCTAACCCTGATATGGTGGGACACTCCGGTATGTTGGAGCCAACGATCAAGGCAGTAGAAACGACGGATGAAGTGGTTGGACGCGTTGTAGACGCAGTTAAAGCTAAGGGCGGCGTTGTTATCATTATCGCTGACCATGGTAACGCGGATATGGAAATTGACGAGCAGGGACGTCCGTTCACAGCTCACACGACCAATCCGGTTCCGTTCATTTTGACTGATGAAAATATCGTTTTGCGTGAGCATGGAATACTGGCTGACGTAGCTCCGACGCTTCTGGATTTGATGCAGCTTCCGCAGCCTGCGGAAATGACAGGAAAATCTATGATTGCATCCCGCAAGTAA
- the eno gene encoding phosphopyruvate hydratase, with protein sequence MTIISDVYAREVLDSRGNPTVEVEVYLESGAIGSAIVPSGASTGAHEAVELRDNDKSRYLGKGVLQAVKNVNEIIAPEVIGLDAVNQVEIDTLMIKLDGTHNKGKLGANAILAVSMAVARAAAEALGLPLYTYLGGFNAKQLPVPMMNIVNGGAHADNNVDVQEFMVLPVGAPTFKEALRVGAEIFHNLKSVLNSKGLNTAVGDEGGFAPNFKSNEEALSTIIEAIEKAGYKPGVDVFLGMDVASTEFYKDGKYTLEGEGKSFTSAEFVDLLASWVDKYPIITIEDGCSEDDWEGWKLLTEKLGNKIQLVGDDLFVTNTERLAKGIEENIGNSILIKVNQIGTLTETFDAIELAKRAGYTAVISHRSGESEDSTIADIAVATNAGQIKTGAPSRTDRIAKYNQLLRIEDQLGELAQYHGLKSFYNLKK encoded by the coding sequence ATGACTATTATTTCTGACGTGTACGCTCGCGAAGTCCTCGACTCCCGTGGTAACCCTACTGTTGAAGTTGAAGTATATCTGGAATCCGGTGCTATCGGTAGTGCCATCGTTCCTTCCGGTGCCTCTACTGGCGCTCATGAAGCTGTAGAGCTTCGTGATAACGACAAATCCCGTTACCTGGGTAAAGGCGTTCTGCAAGCTGTTAAAAACGTGAACGAAATCATCGCTCCTGAAGTGATCGGCTTGGATGCTGTAAACCAAGTGGAAATTGACACATTGATGATCAAACTTGATGGAACACATAACAAAGGTAAATTGGGTGCAAACGCGATTCTGGCTGTATCCATGGCTGTAGCTCGCGCTGCTGCCGAAGCTCTGGGGCTGCCACTGTACACTTACCTGGGCGGATTCAATGCTAAACAATTGCCAGTACCAATGATGAACATTGTTAACGGTGGCGCACATGCCGACAACAACGTTGACGTACAAGAATTCATGGTTCTGCCTGTAGGTGCTCCTACTTTCAAAGAAGCTTTGCGTGTTGGTGCAGAAATCTTCCACAACCTGAAATCCGTACTGAATTCCAAAGGTTTGAACACAGCTGTTGGTGATGAAGGCGGTTTTGCTCCTAACTTCAAATCCAATGAAGAAGCTCTATCCACTATTATCGAAGCGATCGAAAAAGCTGGTTACAAACCAGGCGTTGACGTATTCCTCGGTATGGACGTTGCTTCCACTGAGTTCTACAAAGATGGAAAATACACACTGGAAGGCGAAGGTAAATCCTTCACTTCTGCTGAGTTCGTTGACCTGCTTGCTTCTTGGGTTGACAAATACCCAATCATCACCATCGAAGATGGTTGCTCCGAAGATGACTGGGAAGGTTGGAAATTGCTCACTGAAAAACTGGGCAACAAAATCCAATTGGTTGGTGACGACCTGTTCGTAACTAACACAGAGCGTCTGGCTAAAGGTATCGAAGAAAACATCGGTAACTCCATCCTGATCAAAGTAAACCAAATCGGTACGCTGACTGAAACATTCGACGCTATCGAGTTGGCTAAACGTGCAGGATACACAGCTGTAATCTCTCACCGTTCCGGTGAGTCCGAAGACAGCACCATTGCTGATATCGCTGTTGCAACAAATGCAGGCCAAATTAAAACAGGTGCGCCTTCCCGTACTGACCGTATCGCGAAGTACAACCAATTGCTCCGCATTGAGGATCAACTGGGTGAACTGGCTCAATACCACGGCCTGAAATCTTTCTACAACCTGAAAAAATAA
- the secG gene encoding preprotein translocase subunit SecG yields MEIFLKVLLVVFSIAVIAVVLLQKGKSAGLSGAISGGAEHLFGKTKARGMDLILQRVTAVLGAGFMIVSVLVAFFAK; encoded by the coding sequence ATGGAAATCTTTTTGAAAGTGCTGCTCGTTGTGTTCTCGATTGCTGTTATTGCGGTTGTTTTACTGCAAAAGGGGAAAAGCGCAGGTTTGTCCGGTGCCATCTCTGGCGGTGCTGAGCATCTGTTCGGCAAGACAAAAGCTCGCGGTATGGATTTGATTTTGCAGCGCGTGACTGCTGTTTTGGGTGCGGGCTTTATGATCGTTTCTGTTTTAGTTGCATTTTTTGCAAAATAA
- the rnr gene encoding ribonuclease R, whose protein sequence is MITEQQLLDFMRETAYKPMTYQELEQHFEIKDAADFREFLKLLNALEEDGKILLTRTNRYGVPERMDLQRGRLQAHAKGFAFLIPEDREHPDVYIHANDLKSAMNGDTVLVRVTSKGPSGGRLEGEVVRIVKRAVLQVVGVFQSHEAYGFVLPDDKRINRDIFIPKDSSNGAVNGQKVVVRIVSYPEGRAAAEGEVLEVLGHKDDPGVDILSVIRKHQLPEAFPDEVTEEAEKAPDAITEEEIVRQGRRDLRDKTIVTIDGEDAKDLDDAVNVERLPNGNYRLGVHIADVGYYVRESSKLDQEAYNRGCSVYLVDRVIPMLPHRLSNGICSLNPQVDRLTLSCEMEFNEHMKVVKHDVFTSVIKTKERMTYTNVRKILEEEDAELMERYKDLVEDFRTMKELALKLRANRMRRGAVDFDFDEAKVIVNDEGKAVDIVKRERTIAEQIIEEFMLAANETVAEHFHWLKVPFLYRIHEDPDPEKLQNFMAFAANFGHQIKGRGNSIHPRALQTLLEDIQGTKEQTVLSTMMLRSMKQAKYDAESTGHFGLAAEYYSHFTSPIRRYPDLVIHRVIREVLENGGALTAERQEYLTARMPDIAQQSSERERVAVDAERDTEQMKKAEYMLDKVGEEFEGIISSVTSFGMFIELDNTVEGLTRLSALTDDYYHFDEQHMALIGERTSKVFRIGDEVKVRVARVNMEDYTIDFELVDMKQRQRRERTGGSKPGVGFARGGEGRGKGKPHEGRDRKRGKDKAGRERKGGRDAAGKPKEAGSSAGGISTAGRTGRSGGNGAGAGSASGFGFGSGKGGYNSPASSAGKRKKKTSASGIFIGGTVTPGSDASPSGDGAARRKRKSKGSGGGGNSTAGFVRKKKK, encoded by the coding sequence ATGATAACAGAGCAACAATTACTTGATTTTATGCGCGAGACCGCATACAAACCGATGACTTACCAGGAGCTTGAGCAGCATTTTGAAATTAAGGACGCAGCGGATTTTCGCGAATTTCTTAAGCTTTTGAACGCGCTGGAGGAGGATGGTAAAATTCTGCTGACCCGCACGAACCGCTATGGTGTGCCGGAGCGGATGGATTTGCAGCGCGGACGTTTGCAGGCTCATGCCAAGGGATTTGCTTTTCTAATCCCGGAAGACCGGGAGCACCCGGATGTGTACATTCATGCTAATGACTTGAAGAGTGCAATGAATGGAGACACGGTACTGGTAAGAGTGACGTCGAAGGGACCTTCGGGTGGCCGTTTGGAAGGCGAAGTTGTGCGGATCGTGAAGCGCGCAGTGCTACAGGTGGTAGGGGTGTTTCAGAGCCACGAAGCTTACGGTTTTGTTTTGCCGGATGATAAGCGCATTAACCGGGATATTTTTATTCCAAAAGACAGCTCCAACGGAGCCGTAAACGGTCAAAAGGTCGTTGTGCGCATTGTGAGCTATCCGGAAGGACGAGCTGCGGCGGAAGGTGAAGTATTGGAGGTGCTGGGTCACAAGGATGATCCGGGCGTCGATATTCTGTCGGTCATTCGCAAGCATCAGCTTCCAGAAGCTTTTCCTGATGAAGTGACAGAGGAAGCAGAAAAGGCTCCCGATGCGATTACGGAAGAAGAAATCGTGCGTCAGGGGCGGCGCGATCTGCGCGATAAAACGATTGTTACGATTGATGGCGAGGATGCCAAGGATTTGGATGATGCGGTTAATGTAGAGCGTCTGCCGAACGGTAACTACCGTCTGGGAGTTCATATTGCCGATGTAGGGTATTATGTGCGTGAGAGTTCCAAGCTGGATCAGGAGGCGTATAACCGCGGTTGTAGTGTGTATCTGGTCGACCGTGTTATTCCTATGCTTCCGCATCGGCTTTCGAACGGGATTTGTTCCTTGAATCCGCAGGTGGATCGGCTGACTTTGTCCTGTGAGATGGAATTCAATGAGCATATGAAGGTCGTAAAACATGATGTTTTCACCAGTGTCATTAAAACGAAGGAACGAATGACGTACACCAACGTTCGCAAAATCCTCGAAGAGGAAGATGCTGAACTGATGGAACGGTACAAGGATCTGGTGGAAGACTTCCGTACGATGAAGGAACTGGCATTGAAGCTGCGAGCTAACCGGATGCGCCGGGGCGCGGTTGATTTTGATTTTGATGAAGCAAAAGTGATTGTGAATGATGAAGGCAAGGCCGTAGACATCGTTAAAAGAGAGCGTACCATTGCCGAGCAGATCATTGAAGAGTTCATGCTGGCAGCCAATGAAACGGTAGCCGAGCATTTTCACTGGCTCAAAGTGCCGTTCTTGTATCGGATTCATGAGGACCCGGACCCGGAGAAGCTGCAAAACTTTATGGCTTTTGCGGCCAATTTTGGGCATCAGATCAAAGGTCGGGGGAATTCTATTCACCCGCGTGCGCTGCAAACGTTGCTGGAAGATATTCAGGGCACGAAGGAGCAAACGGTGCTTAGCACCATGATGCTACGTTCGATGAAGCAGGCGAAGTATGATGCGGAGTCGACAGGACATTTTGGACTGGCTGCGGAGTATTATTCTCATTTTACATCGCCGATTCGCCGTTACCCTGACTTGGTCATTCACCGTGTCATTCGTGAGGTATTGGAAAATGGCGGGGCTTTAACAGCCGAGCGCCAGGAGTATTTGACTGCACGGATGCCAGATATTGCGCAGCAATCTTCAGAACGTGAACGTGTGGCTGTGGATGCAGAGCGTGATACGGAGCAGATGAAAAAGGCTGAATACATGCTGGACAAGGTCGGCGAGGAATTCGAGGGAATCATCAGCAGCGTAACCAGCTTTGGTATGTTCATTGAGCTGGACAATACGGTGGAAGGTCTGACGCGCCTGAGTGCGCTTACGGACGACTATTATCATTTTGACGAGCAGCATATGGCGTTGATCGGTGAACGTACCTCCAAGGTGTTCCGCATCGGAGATGAGGTTAAGGTTCGCGTCGCGCGTGTCAATATGGAAGATTACACGATTGATTTTGAACTCGTCGATATGAAGCAGCGGCAACGCCGTGAGCGCACGGGTGGTTCAAAGCCGGGCGTTGGCTTTGCGCGTGGCGGTGAGGGCAGAGGTAAAGGAAAGCCCCATGAAGGGCGCGATCGTAAGCGTGGCAAGGACAAGGCTGGCAGAGAGCGTAAAGGCGGTCGTGATGCTGCCGGAAAGCCTAAAGAAGCTGGCTCAAGCGCTGGAGGTATTAGTACCGCAGGTCGCACAGGCCGTAGCGGCGGAAACGGAGCAGGAGCGGGTTCAGCCAGCGGTTTCGGTTTTGGCAGCGGCAAGGGCGGTTACAACTCGCCAGCATCAAGTGCAGGTAAACGTAAGAAGAAGACGTCAGCCAGCGGTATTTTTATCGGTGGAACAGTTACACCAGGCAGTGATGCCAGCCCAAGCGGTGACGGCGCTGCACGTCGTAAGCGGAAGAGCAAAGGCAGTGGTGGTGGCGGTAATAGCACCGCTGGATTTGTCCGGAAAAAGAAGAAGTAA
- the smpB gene encoding SsrA-binding protein SmpB, producing the protein MGKKADGKVLAQNKKASHDYFIEDTYEAGMVLTGTEIKSLRNGRSNISDAFATIRNAEIHIHNMHISPFEQGNRNNPTDPTRTRKLLLHKEQIRKLIGLSKQEGYTIVPLKIYVRNGYAKLLLGLGRGKKQYDKRDAAAKRDAQRDIQRALREKQKIAR; encoded by the coding sequence ATGGGTAAGAAGGCAGACGGGAAAGTGCTCGCCCAGAACAAAAAAGCTTCCCATGACTATTTTATCGAGGACACCTACGAGGCGGGCATGGTGTTAACGGGAACCGAAATTAAGTCTTTACGTAATGGCCGCTCTAATATCAGTGATGCGTTTGCCACTATTCGTAATGCTGAAATTCATATCCATAACATGCATATTAGTCCTTTTGAACAAGGCAATCGTAACAATCCAACCGATCCAACGCGTACACGTAAGCTACTGCTGCACAAAGAACAGATTCGTAAGCTTATTGGTCTGTCCAAACAGGAAGGCTACACGATTGTGCCGTTAAAGATTTATGTTCGCAATGGTTATGCCAAGCTGCTGCTTGGACTTGGTAGAGGTAAAAAGCAATACGACAAACGTGATGCTGCGGCTAAACGTGATGCTCAGCGTGATATCCAACGCGCTCTGCGTGAGAAGCAGAAAATTGCGAGATAA